The following nucleotide sequence is from Brevinematia bacterium.
AAGGAATTGAGGATGGGTTTAACCAAGGTAAGCAAGAAGTAGTAATACTCTCAACTAGGCTTAGAGAAATAACCTCATACATTGCCAACAAAAGGATGGAGATAATAAACAAATCTGAAAGAGAGGTAGTTGAACTTGCTCTTGAGGTTGTCAGAAAAGTCCTTAAGGAAATAAGAGAAAACGAAAGAGATCTTGTCATAAGACAAATAAAATATGTTCTCTCCAAACTTGCAGGTTCAACGAAATTCATAATCCGCATAAACCCCGCAGATTTTAACGTAGTCTCTCAACACAAAGAAGAATTCTTTAAGATTGTAGAAGAAGGTAGCGACATAAAAATCATTGAAGACCCATTTGTTGAACAAGGGGGATGCACCGTTGAAGTTGATACCACAACTGTTGATGCACAAATAACTTCCCAACTCATTGAGATAGAGGAGAAAATCAAATCTCTTCTCCCATAACACATTATGACAATAAAGGATGTTATAAATTATCTATACAGATTCAAAAGTCCCATACTCCTGATAGGAGATACTACAAGCTTAAAAGGATATGTTAACACCAGAGAAATAATTACTTTGATGAATGTAGGGTTTGATGAAGTAGAAAGCATACCCAGAGAAGCTAAAGTAAACGATATACTCTCTCTGCCCAAGGATGATGTAAAAAACTCAGAAACTTTTCCCATCTTAAACTTGCAAAACAACAGCATAGATTTAATCTCTAGGAAAGAACTTTTCTATTTTATTGACAAAGATCTCTCGCATCTGGAAATAGACTTTGAGATTCTGCTCCGTAACCTTCCACTACCTATAGTGATAACGGACAGATTTAACAACATAGTGTGGATTAATCTAAAATTTCTGGAGCTTACTGACCTCAACGATGAAGAGATAATAGGTAGAAATGTGAATTTGTTATTCCAAGGAGAAAAAAAGAAGACAGTAATAAAAGGCAAAGAATACACTGTCGTGCTTTCTGAGATAATTGTCTACGACATCAAGGTAAAAACTTTTGTCTTTGTTCCTAAAACCTAATTCTACATATCTTTTGGTTTCCCTTTCTGAGCAAAAAGTCATCAGCAACCCTAATTTTACCATAAAATACTCCAGCAACCTTTTTGTTTATCTCTACCACTGCCACCCTTCTCCTACTACTAAAGGTAACCTTCTCATCAATGAGAATATCTTTCAGTTTCTTTTCGCCAAAACCTAAATCTATCGTGTCTCCATCTCGCCTAGGTCTTATCAAAATCTCTGCAATATTTCCTAGATTCAACCACATTATTCCCTCTTTACTTTCTCCTTTAATTCTCTCAAGAGTTTCATCACTAATCTTCTCTTCTTTTATCTCAACTTCAACCCCAAAGTAAGAAGTTACTTTTACCCCAGAAACGATAAATGTTTTAGGTTCCAGAAAACATTCTTCCTTCTTAGAAATCCTTAGCATTTCATACTCTCTTACAACCTCATGGCTCTTAAACTCCAAAAGCTTTTTGTTTCCAGTTAGTTTATTTTCCGAGGTAATAGCTTCAATTATCTTTCTGTTGGTTCTAACTCCCATAATTTTAAGACACCTAGCTATAACTTCCTCCTCAACAAACTTTCCACTTTTCTTGAGTTTTCCTAGATCAACTACGAGACCATTTTCTTCCCTCTTAACACAACTCCTAAATACCTTTGAAGAAACTCCATCAATAAACCTCTTCAACTTCCAGATATCCCTTATCAATTGATCTAGTTTTGACTCAAACGCAGGAAATCTTGCATTGATTGACGGAATTATTACATTTCTTATGTAATTCCTCTCGTATGAAAGATCGTAATTTGTTTCATCTGACACAAACTTGATATCATTCTCCTTCAAGTAGCTTATAATTTCTTCCTTTCTGCACTCAATAAGAGGTCTTATTATATTCCTCAGCTTAGGTCTTATTGATGAG
It contains:
- a CDS encoding PAS domain-containing protein, yielding MTIKDVINYLYRFKSPILLIGDTTSLKGYVNTREIITLMNVGFDEVESIPREAKVNDILSLPKDDVKNSETFPILNLQNNSIDLISRKELFYFIDKDLSHLEIDFEILLRNLPLPIVITDRFNNIVWINLKFLELTDLNDEEIIGRNVNLLFQGEKKKTVIKGKEYTVVLSEIIVYDIKVKTFVFVPKT
- the tilS gene encoding tRNA lysidine(34) synthetase TilS yields the protein MSNLEEKVLKTINKFSLLSKGDRVVVGFSGGADSTALLHILHKLKHQLDIELMAVHVNHGIRITAVEDESFCIDFCRKRGIEIITFREDILKISKEKRLSLEEAGRLVRYKIFNKVLRNKGFNKIATAHHLNDNVETFLLRLFKGTSLRGLSSIRPKLRNIIRPLIECRKEEIISYLKENDIKFVSDETNYDLSYERNYIRNVIIPSINARFPAFESKLDQLIRDIWKLKRFIDGVSSKVFRSCVKREENGLVVDLGKLKKSGKFVEEEVIARCLKIMGVRTNRKIIEAITSENKLTGNKKLLEFKSHEVVREYEMLRISKKEECFLEPKTFIVSGVKVTSYFGVEVEIKEEKISDETLERIKGESKEGIMWLNLGNIAEILIRPRRDGDTIDLGFGEKKLKDILIDEKVTFSSRRRVAVVEINKKVAGVFYGKIRVADDFLLRKGNQKICRIRF